The genomic region GCTTCCCATTTCTCAGTTTCGCGCCGGACTTGCGCCGCCAGGGGATTGTCTTCCTCGCTTTCATCCAAACTCGCCACCGCCGCCACGGCGCGATCGAATAAATCGATTAAATTGGGAAACGCATCGCGGAAAAACCCGGAAATTCGCAACGTCACATCGACACGAGGGCGCCCCAAACTCCGGACGGGTAAAATCTCGAAATCGACCACCCGGCGAGACATCCCATCCCACACCGGACGAACCCCTAACAAGGCTAACGCTTCGGCGATATCGTCGCCTCCAGTTCGCATGGTCGAGGTTCCCCATACCGACAATCCCAAAGTTTTCGGATAGTCCCCATGGTCCTGAGTGTAGCGCTCGATCGCGGCGTCCGCAGCACGACGACCGAGGTCCCAGGCGGTTTCCGTGGGGATGGCGCGGATATCGACGGAGTAAAAATTGCGTCCGGTGGGGAGTACGTCCGGGCGCCCGCGCGTGGGGGCGCCCGACGGACCACTCGGAACGTAGCGCCCGTCGAATCCGCGCAAGAGCTGGTCAATTTCACGATCGCACTGACGTAAGGCGGGCAGCAAAAAGCCCTCGATCCAGTCGAGTTCCCGTGCAGTCGCCGTTCCGAGGTTCGGATCGCGATCGCCAACCTCCGCCTGTTCCACGCAGCGCGCGGCGAATTCTTCGATCGCCTCGACCAGATCGCCGACACTGACGTGAGGTTTCGCCAGAAACGGGGGTAAATCCGACGGATCGATCGCCTCGGACAAGTCCGCCGTCAGGGGATCGACGTCGAGATCCCAATCCCGGGCGATCGCCCGGGTCAACCCCAACCGATCCGGACCGGGACATCGGGCGATCGCCACCGCTAAATCGCGCAACTGGCGCCCTTGGGGACAGTGGCCGAAAACGTGCAAGCCATCGCGAATTTGCGCCTCTTTCAACTCGCATAAATAGCCGTCCGCCGATTGCAGAAATTGGGCAAAGGCGCCGTCATCTTGGCCGAGTTTGGCCTGGGTCGGCGCGATCGCCCCCAAATCGGTATCGAGATGTTCTCGACGCACTAAAGCGGCAATGCGATCGCGAATCTCGCTCAATCGCGACGGGTCGAGGCTTTGCGCCTCGTAATATTCGTCGATCGCCCCTTCGAGTTGCTGCATCGGACCGTACAGTTCGGCGCGGGTCATCGGCGGGGTTAAATGGTCGAGAATCACCGCGTGCGATCGCCGTTTGGCTTGGGATCCTTCCCCGGGATCGTTGACGATAAACGGATAGAAATGGGGAATCGCCCCCAATGCCACTTCGGGATAGCAATTTTGCGAAAGAGCGACACTTTTACCGGGCAACCATTCCAAATTTCCATGTTTGCCCACATGGGCGATCGCCTCGACCCCAAAGCATTCGCGCAGCCAATAATAAAAAGCGAGATAGGCGTGAGTCGGTTCTAAATCCGGCGCGTGATAATTCAAACTGGGATCGCGATCGTAACCGCGCGCGGGCTGGATCCCGACGAAAACATTTCCCAACTGAATCCCCGCAATCGGGATTTCCGCTCCCTCTTCCAGTTCCGAGTCTCCCCAACGATCGCCGACGCCCCGACCCACGGAATCCGGTAAAGTTTCAAAATATTTGCGATATTCTTGCACGGAAACACTTTGGGCGATCGCGCGGAAATCGCGGCCTTCCGGGTCGTTGGTCACCCCCTCGGTCAAACGGCGGATCAACTCCTTCCCAGTTTCGGGAATGCGATCGACGCGATACCCGGCAGCCTGCAGCGCTTTGAGAATGGCGATACAACTGGCGGGAGTATCTAAACCGACTCCATTGGCCAACCGTCCGTCTTTAGTCGGATAATTCGCTAAAATTAAAGCAATTTTGCGCTCCGAGGCGGGAGTTTGGCGCAGTTTGACCCAATTCGCCCCTAACTCGGCTACAAAATCGACGCGATCGCCGCACGGTTCGTAAACCACGACCGGAGTTTCTAACGCCTCGTTATCCCCTTGAACCGCTTTGAAAGAAATTGCCCGGGTGATAATCCGTCCATCTACCTCCGGTAAAGCAACATTCATGGCCATATCTCGGGGGGAAAGTCCTTGAAAACCACCGATCCAGCGATCGCGGTTGTCGCTGCTACAGATCGCTTGTAAAACAGGAACGTCGAGTTTTTGCCAAAAATTGGGAGTTAAGCCGCAAGTTTGGCGCTGCAAGTGGTCTGAATCAATCGCAAATCCGGTAGTATTGAGGATTAACTCGACGCAATCGCCATCATCGGGTTGAAAAGCGGCGCACACTTGAGCTCGAACGTCGCGATCGCGCAGGGAAGAAACAAATAAAGGAACCACTTTTAAATGACGTTCGGCTAACGCCCGGCATAACGCATCCACCGGGGCCGTATTCCCGGCTAAATAGTGAGCGCGATAAAACAAAATACCTACCGTTCCCCTTGCAGATTCGGGGTCGCCGTCGATCCCCCTCGGCGAATAGCGCCCCACCCGAGGAACGGTGACGGGTGGCGGCGGGGCGTAAACCCCGTGCAAACAAGCATCGGCGATATACTTTAAGCCATTGACCGCGTTCTCGATGCCCCCTTCGTTCAAGTAGCGCCAAACCCGATTGACCGTAGGGAGGGGGACGTTAGAATGGCCGATCAGTTCGGGATCCTCGGCGTCGTCGCCGGGTAAAACGATCAGGTGGATGTCGTGCGATCGCGCGGTTTCGCGCAAGACTTCCAAACCGTAAGACCAATAAGCCCGTCCGCCGAGGAGTCGTAACACGATCGCCCGTGCTTGGCTCAATACCTCACTGGCATAAGTATCGATACTTAAGTGTTGTTGCAACTGTAGCAAATTGACCACCCGCAGGGCTGGAAAGTCCGACGGTAGGCGATCGACCGCTTGGGCGAGAACTTGAATGTCGGTGTCGGCGGCGGTCAGAAACACCAGAGGCGCGGGGGTTTGATCGATAAAAACGACCCCTTCTTCTTCCGGATTCCAGCCTCCAGGCGTTACGGCTAAACGGTGCATAATTTCTCGGTAACAGTGAATTCAAGTCTCGTGCGGGGTTGATGGCTCGGGTCAGCCCCTTGCAAAGGGTATCAAAGCCGGAGGAAGTGGGAACACTCGATTATTTTAAATCGCTTTTATCATGTTGAGTTAGAGAAACTCCAATCGACGAACGAGCGATCGCGCCGTTCTCCATCCCGTCAGGGACGAATTATGTTGGTCGATTTCTATTGAAGCGGGAATCACAGAAGCGGGAATCACAGAGGCGGGAATCGACTTTGTCAGTCGAGAAAACGCGATCGAACTTTTCCGAGATCGGAAAGAAGACCGAACCTTTGGCCAACGGGCAGCTTGCGCTTTTTGCTAATAACAACCTGCGATTATGTTTAGTTTTGAAATTACCCGTAAAACTTTATCTTATCGAGCATTTGAGCGGTTGCGTGCCCTAGTCGAGGAACAGGGGCAAGGCGAAGCCACTGTGACGATACGGCGGAGCTGTCGCTATGCGAACGCCCGGGAATTGGAGGGGAATTGGGATCGGGCGATCGCCGCGATTTCGGAGTCTTTTTCCGTGCTGCTGTTGGCGCGCGACGGCGAGGGAGAAAGCGACCCGGAGCGATCGCAGGTGGAGGTCGGTTTGAGTTTCGATCCGTCGGCGATCGGAGCGTTTTTAGAGCAATGGCAGGGTTCCCCCGCCTGCGAACAAGAAGCGGAGGCGATCGCGATCGCCCGCGATCGATTGCGTCCCAACGACCCCCAGCGCCAAAGCGAGTTTACCCTGTCGCTAATTGACCTCCTCAGTGGCGATCGCGCCACGACGCCGGAGGCGTATCGCGCGACGACTCCCAAGGAAGATCGCGAACCTCCGGTTTCCCCAGTTTTACTCAACGCAGACATCGACGCGATCGATCCTCAATATATCGGCATTTGCCAACCCGTCGAACAAGCATTACGCCACCGAATCGAACAAGAACAATTACTCAACCAAGTCACCGCACAAATTCGGCAAAGTTTGGAACTGCCCACGATTTTATCCACCGCCGTCGAGCAAGTCCGGCAGTTTTTAAATGTCGATCGCCTCGCCATCTATCAATTTCATTCCGTCGCCACCCAACCCCAAGACCCCGAACCTCAATCCCTTGAAGAAGAATTTAACCCTAACGCCCCTTGGGATTGGGAACGAGATTGCGACTGCATTACTTACGAATCCCGTGCCTGCGAATCGATTACCTCGGTGTTGGGACCCCAAGAAGAATATTGTTTTATCTTCGAGCCTCCCTCGCGGGATAAATACCGACGCGGCTATATTTTAACTGTCGAAGATGTCGAAAAAACCTATCAAAAAACTCCTTGTTTACTCGATTTATTGCGGCAATTCCAAGTCAGGGCGAAATTGGTCGTGCCGATCGTCGTTTGCGATCGCCTCTGGGGACTGCTCATCGCCCATCAATGTCACGAACCGCGTCGGTGGCTGGAAAGTGAAAAAACCTTTTTAACTCATATTGCCGAACATTTGGCGATCGCCATCCACCAAGCGGAACTCTACGCCCAAGTGCATCGCCAAAAACATACCTTAGAACGCCGGGTCGCCGATCGCACCCAAGACTTACACGATGCCCTCGTCGCCGCCGAATCCGCCAATCGCGCCAAAAGCGAGTTTCTCGCCACCATGAGTCACGAATTACGCACCCCGTTGACCTGCGTGATCGGCATGTCCGCCACCCTGTTGCGCTGGTCTTTCGGACAGTTGAGCGACAAACAGCGC from Oxynema aestuarii AP17 harbors:
- a CDS encoding hybrid sensor histidine kinase/response regulator — protein: MFSFEITRKTLSYRAFERLRALVEEQGQGEATVTIRRSCRYANARELEGNWDRAIAAISESFSVLLLARDGEGESDPERSQVEVGLSFDPSAIGAFLEQWQGSPACEQEAEAIAIARDRLRPNDPQRQSEFTLSLIDLLSGDRATTPEAYRATTPKEDREPPVSPVLLNADIDAIDPQYIGICQPVEQALRHRIEQEQLLNQVTAQIRQSLELPTILSTAVEQVRQFLNVDRLAIYQFHSVATQPQDPEPQSLEEEFNPNAPWDWERDCDCITYESRACESITSVLGPQEEYCFIFEPPSRDKYRRGYILTVEDVEKTYQKTPCLLDLLRQFQVRAKLVVPIVVCDRLWGLLIAHQCHEPRRWLESEKTFLTHIAEHLAIAIHQAELYAQVHRQKHTLERRVADRTQDLHDALVAAESANRAKSEFLATMSHELRTPLTCVIGMSATLLRWSFGQLSDKQRSYLQTIHDSGEHLLELINDILDLSQVEAGKTALNISRFSLTQLARQTVQALGDRAAANQLQIELEFSIEPPYDRWSADRRRVRQILFNLLSNAIKFTPENGRVILRIWLEEKMAVLQVQDTGVGIAEEHQPLLFQKFQQLDTSYHRQYGGTGLGLALTKQLVELHGGWIGFQSQIGVGTTFTVRLPAHPSNPQATGNPPTGNSAIPSDPQGRIVLIEDHEESATLICDILTTAGYQVVWMVEGDTALKQIEVLQPQLAIVDLRLPGMDGFEIIQCLRRSPATEQLKILVLTAKVLPEDRERSFEVGADDFLTKPVQIDQLLVKVNALMSAKTAQS
- the cobN gene encoding cobaltochelatase subunit CobN — its product is MHRLAVTPGGWNPEEEGVVFIDQTPAPLVFLTAADTDIQVLAQAVDRLPSDFPALRVVNLLQLQQHLSIDTYASEVLSQARAIVLRLLGGRAYWSYGLEVLRETARSHDIHLIVLPGDDAEDPELIGHSNVPLPTVNRVWRYLNEGGIENAVNGLKYIADACLHGVYAPPPPVTVPRVGRYSPRGIDGDPESARGTVGILFYRAHYLAGNTAPVDALCRALAERHLKVVPLFVSSLRDRDVRAQVCAAFQPDDGDCVELILNTTGFAIDSDHLQRQTCGLTPNFWQKLDVPVLQAICSSDNRDRWIGGFQGLSPRDMAMNVALPEVDGRIITRAISFKAVQGDNEALETPVVVYEPCGDRVDFVAELGANWVKLRQTPASERKIALILANYPTKDGRLANGVGLDTPASCIAILKALQAAGYRVDRIPETGKELIRRLTEGVTNDPEGRDFRAIAQSVSVQEYRKYFETLPDSVGRGVGDRWGDSELEEGAEIPIAGIQLGNVFVGIQPARGYDRDPSLNYHAPDLEPTHAYLAFYYWLRECFGVEAIAHVGKHGNLEWLPGKSVALSQNCYPEVALGAIPHFYPFIVNDPGEGSQAKRRSHAVILDHLTPPMTRAELYGPMQQLEGAIDEYYEAQSLDPSRLSEIRDRIAALVRREHLDTDLGAIAPTQAKLGQDDGAFAQFLQSADGYLCELKEAQIRDGLHVFGHCPQGRQLRDLAVAIARCPGPDRLGLTRAIARDWDLDVDPLTADLSEAIDPSDLPPFLAKPHVSVGDLVEAIEEFAARCVEQAEVGDRDPNLGTATARELDWIEGFLLPALRQCDREIDQLLRGFDGRYVPSGPSGAPTRGRPDVLPTGRNFYSVDIRAIPTETAWDLGRRAADAAIERYTQDHGDYPKTLGLSVWGTSTMRTGGDDIAEALALLGVRPVWDGMSRRVVDFEILPVRSLGRPRVDVTLRISGFFRDAFPNLIDLFDRAVAAVASLDESEEDNPLAAQVRRETEKWEALGLSEREAIARSRYRVFGSKPGAYGAGLQGSIEDRNWTDDSDLARAYLNWSSYAYTGYGEGHSAPEAFEKRLGQMQIVLHNQDNREHDLLDSDDYYQFQGGLTAAVRSIKGENPVTYFGDHSRSQQPKIRLLREEITRVYRSRVVNPKWIAGVMRHGYKGAFEMAATLDYLFAYDATANCVEDFMYEGIANAYLFDEQVEKFIAEHNPWALRDMAERLLEAHQRGLWQGVEGSVLDRLQAIALHAEAAIESTMI